From Paenibacillus sp. V4I7, one genomic window encodes:
- a CDS encoding peptidylprolyl isomerase, with translation MNVPFNILKPTKLLPLTLIALTLIASACGNKPTETAGGTATPKSGATAPAASSAASPAASPTAAPKQWSKAPDMTIDPNKTYQAEVTTSKGTFTIDLFAKEAPKTVNNFVFLSKEGFYNNVTFHRIIKSFMIQTGDPLGTGRGGPGYKFADELKTSHKYEPGIVAMANSGPNTNGSQFFICSGEDCAKSLNQQPNYSIFGKVTPEGMATIAKIAETPVEMGGESSPSKPKEKVTINAIAIKEK, from the coding sequence ATGAACGTGCCTTTCAACATCCTTAAACCTACTAAGCTTCTCCCGCTTACGTTGATCGCGTTAACTTTAATCGCGTCGGCCTGCGGCAACAAACCTACTGAAACTGCCGGCGGCACAGCAACGCCTAAGAGCGGTGCAACGGCACCTGCTGCTTCTTCTGCAGCATCACCAGCGGCATCGCCAACTGCAGCTCCTAAGCAATGGAGCAAAGCGCCAGATATGACGATCGATCCGAACAAAACGTATCAAGCTGAAGTAACAACGTCTAAGGGAACGTTTACCATTGATCTGTTTGCTAAGGAAGCTCCGAAGACCGTTAACAATTTTGTGTTCCTGTCCAAAGAAGGCTTTTATAACAATGTGACGTTTCACCGCATTATTAAATCGTTCATGATTCAAACAGGAGATCCGCTTGGAACAGGCAGAGGCGGCCCCGGCTACAAGTTTGCAGATGAGCTGAAAACTTCGCATAAATATGAACCCGGCATTGTCGCGATGGCGAATTCCGGTCCTAATACGAATGGCAGTCAGTTTTTCATTTGTTCGGGAGAAGATTGTGCAAAAAGTTTAAATCAACAACCTAACTATTCAATTTTCGGTAAAGTAACACCAGAGGGTATGGCAACCATAGCTAAAATTGCCGAAACACCTGTTGAGATGGGTGGCGAATCCTCACCAAGCAAGCCAAAAGAAAAAGTAACGATTAACGCGATCGCCATTAAAGAAAAATAG
- a CDS encoding carboxylesterase yields the protein MKKPCLLFHGFTGGPYEVEPLARYLRERGQLCEVPRLPWNGESHQQLRASHWEDWVREAEEHAERMTIQYGTFDMVGFSMGGLLAAYLSVRYPVRRLILLNTAVIYVSPRRMLDVIRDEWKYQRKINFMKAKSTPLRATWQFTRLVRHLKPELSQVSIPTLIAQSEKDQVIHPQSARYIYSKLKGQRELHWHSRSNHLICLSEDAGTLFRQVSAFLDKE from the coding sequence GTGAAAAAACCATGTTTATTATTCCATGGATTCACCGGTGGACCTTATGAGGTTGAGCCGTTAGCTCGGTATTTACGTGAACGCGGGCAGCTTTGTGAGGTTCCGAGACTCCCATGGAACGGAGAATCCCATCAACAATTAAGAGCATCGCATTGGGAAGATTGGGTACGCGAAGCTGAAGAGCATGCGGAGAGAATGACGATCCAGTATGGGACATTTGATATGGTAGGCTTCTCGATGGGGGGGCTGCTGGCCGCTTATTTATCTGTTCGATATCCAGTTCGTAGACTGATCCTTTTGAACACGGCAGTCATTTACGTCAGTCCTAGAAGAATGCTGGATGTCATTCGAGATGAGTGGAAGTATCAAAGGAAAATCAACTTTATGAAAGCGAAATCCACGCCGCTACGAGCTACCTGGCAGTTTACGCGACTTGTTCGGCATTTGAAACCAGAACTAAGTCAGGTAAGCATACCAACACTCATCGCTCAGTCTGAAAAAGATCAGGTAATTCATCCGCAAAGTGCGCGATACATCTATAGTAAGCTTAAAGGACAGCGCGAGCTTCATTGGCATTCCAGATCTAATCATTTGATATGTCTGAGTGAGGATGCAGGCACGTTGTTTCGTCAAGTTAGTGCATTTTTGGATAAGGAGTAG
- a CDS encoding YdcF family protein translates to MTVQPSMNKKQRAITPTPKKRRRTERKSTFNRMLVKVFRIVVTVFLLLVAWIVYIQWKVQIAPDQTLPKQVDVGIVLGASLRKDIPSPGLQERLDLAVNLYKEGRFKQLIVSGGLDHNGSKLTEAEGMRNYLVKKGLPAKSILIEPRATSTYENLLYSKQIMDEQGLESSIIMTHQFHGSRSLDIAETIGLKQPLISSTKSEVLFMPYHEARETLAYTKWYLTKLLLLVGI, encoded by the coding sequence ATGACTGTACAGCCAAGCATGAATAAGAAACAAAGAGCCATCACTCCAACACCAAAAAAACGCCGACGAACTGAGCGAAAATCTACGTTCAACCGTATGCTTGTGAAAGTGTTCCGAATCGTAGTTACCGTGTTCCTCTTGCTTGTCGCTTGGATCGTCTACATCCAGTGGAAGGTTCAGATCGCTCCCGATCAAACGTTGCCAAAACAAGTTGACGTTGGTATTGTTCTTGGCGCTTCCTTGCGCAAAGATATCCCGAGTCCTGGTCTCCAGGAGCGTCTAGATTTGGCTGTTAATCTTTATAAAGAGGGGCGGTTCAAACAATTAATCGTCTCCGGAGGTCTAGATCATAACGGCTCCAAACTAACGGAGGCGGAGGGAATGCGTAATTATTTGGTTAAAAAAGGGCTTCCTGCCAAAAGCATTTTGATAGAGCCGCGGGCGACAAGTACCTATGAGAATTTGCTTTACAGCAAGCAAATTATGGACGAGCAGGGTCTTGAGAGTTCGATTATTATGACCCATCAATTTCATGGATCTCGTTCGCTTGATATCGCGGAAACGATCGGCTTGAAGCAGCCTCTCATTTCATCAACGAAGTCTGAGGTGCTCTTCATGCCTTACCACGAAGCGAGAGAAACGCTAGCTTATACGAAGTGGTATTTGACAAAGCTGTTGTTGTTGGTTGGCATCTGA
- a CDS encoding SDR family oxidoreductase, whose protein sequence is MATATEKKPAFPSQHQNQQPGIESQMNPPPVFEQSGYKAAGKLKDKVALITGGDSGIGRAVAIAYAKEGADVVLVYLNEHTDAEETQRHVEKAGRKCLHVAGDIGDENFCKQIIEQAIGKFGKLDILVNNAAEQHPQPSIENITSEQLERTFRTNIFSFFYLTKAALPHLKSGSAIINTASITAYHGHEQLLDYSATKGAIVTFTRSLSLQLNAKGIRVNGVAPGPIWTPLIPSTFTAEEVATFGSTTPMKRAGQPGELAASYVFLASEDSSYMAGQILHVNGGAIVNG, encoded by the coding sequence ATGGCAACAGCAACAGAAAAGAAACCAGCATTCCCGTCCCAGCATCAGAATCAGCAGCCAGGCATTGAATCACAGATGAATCCTCCTCCTGTCTTTGAGCAATCTGGGTATAAAGCAGCCGGCAAGCTAAAGGATAAAGTCGCCCTGATTACAGGAGGCGATAGCGGAATTGGCCGTGCGGTCGCGATTGCCTATGCCAAAGAGGGTGCAGATGTTGTATTGGTATATTTGAACGAACATACGGATGCGGAAGAGACACAGCGTCATGTCGAAAAGGCAGGACGAAAATGTCTGCATGTCGCGGGAGACATTGGCGACGAGAATTTCTGCAAGCAAATCATTGAGCAAGCTATCGGGAAGTTTGGCAAACTCGATATCTTAGTAAACAATGCAGCAGAACAGCATCCTCAGCCTAGCATCGAGAATATCACTTCGGAGCAGCTGGAGCGGACGTTTCGAACCAATATCTTCTCTTTCTTTTATTTGACCAAGGCTGCACTTCCCCACCTGAAATCCGGAAGCGCAATTATCAACACCGCTTCTATTACCGCCTATCACGGTCATGAGCAGCTGCTCGATTACTCCGCTACGAAAGGGGCTATTGTCACCTTCACGCGCTCCCTATCTCTTCAGCTGAATGCAAAAGGCATTCGTGTTAATGGCGTAGCTCCAGGTCCGATTTGGACGCCTCTCATTCCTTCTACATTCACCGCAGAGGAAGTAGCCACGTTCGGCTCGACTACACCAATGAAACGTGCCGGTCAGCCAGGCGAGCTCGCTGCCAGCTACGTTTTCCTCGCAAGTGAGGATTCATCCTATATGGCTGGTCAAATCTTACATGTGAACGGTGGAGCCATTGTAAACGGATAA